From the genome of Anaerohalosphaeraceae bacterium, one region includes:
- a CDS encoding alpha/beta hydrolase, producing the protein MTKKTVLWMWLMVLGLAPLFSCRQQTKPSKGVIVLVHGAWGGGWGFRQMEELLQAKGYQVYRPTLTGQGERVHLAGEQISLETHIQDIVNVILFEDLKGIVLLGHSYGGMVITGVANRIPGRISRLIYLDAVLPEDGENLLDHPAFAANKAQLLAAARGGFIYPMWVKEDQNPPKDVPHPLKTLTDPIVLNNPKRLEIPADYILTVDPGTAEQLDTFYPYAQRAAGYEWPVHRMEADHNPQRSKPKELAELLDQILQSRPVKRPRPS; encoded by the coding sequence ATGACAAAAAAGACTGTACTGTGGATGTGGCTGATGGTGTTGGGGCTTGCACCGCTCTTCAGCTGCCGGCAGCAAACAAAGCCCTCCAAAGGCGTAATTGTTCTGGTTCACGGGGCCTGGGGCGGCGGCTGGGGATTTCGTCAAATGGAGGAACTGCTCCAAGCCAAAGGGTATCAGGTTTATCGACCCACCCTGACCGGACAGGGAGAACGGGTCCATCTGGCCGGCGAGCAAATCAGCTTAGAAACCCACATTCAGGACATTGTGAATGTGATTTTATTTGAAGACCTGAAAGGGATTGTTCTCCTCGGCCACAGTTACGGCGGAATGGTCATCACCGGCGTTGCCAACCGGATTCCGGGGCGAATCAGCCGGCTGATTTATCTGGATGCCGTCCTTCCGGAGGACGGAGAAAATCTGCTGGACCATCCGGCCTTTGCCGCCAACAAGGCGCAGCTGCTGGCCGCCGCACGCGGCGGATTTATCTATCCGATGTGGGTCAAAGAAGACCAAAATCCGCCCAAAGATGTCCCGCATCCCCTCAAGACCCTCACCGACCCCATCGTCCTGAACAACCCGAAACGTCTGGAGATTCCAGCCGATTATATTCTGACAGTTGACCCGGGTACGGCCGAACAGCTGGACACATTTTATCCATACGCTCAGCGGGCGGCCGGCTACGAATGGCCGGTGCACCGAATGGAGGCCGACCACAACCCCCAGCGTTCCAAACCCAAAGAGCTGGCCGAGCTTCTGGACCAAATCCTCCAAAGCCGCCCGGTCAAACGACCACGCCCTTCTTGA
- the fucU gene encoding L-fucose mutarotase, translating to MLKGIPAILSPDLLKVLMEMGHGDELVLADGNFPACSNARRLIRADGLMIPPLLEAVLKFFPLDQYVQRPAVLMQVVPGDPTRPTIWEEYRKIIRASGEKFTDFEQIERHAFYERARNAFAIVATSEPALYANLILKKGVVV from the coding sequence ATGCTCAAGGGAATTCCGGCGATTCTTTCGCCCGACTTGCTGAAGGTGCTGATGGAAATGGGCCATGGGGATGAACTGGTGCTGGCGGACGGCAACTTTCCGGCCTGTTCGAACGCCCGCCGTCTCATCCGGGCCGACGGCCTGATGATTCCGCCGCTGCTGGAGGCCGTTTTGAAATTCTTTCCGCTGGACCAGTATGTCCAGCGGCCGGCTGTGCTGATGCAGGTCGTGCCTGGCGACCCGACTCGACCGACCATTTGGGAGGAATACCGGAAAATCATTCGGGCCAGCGGCGAGAAGTTTACCGATTTTGAGCAAATCGAACGGCACGCTTTCTATGAACGTGCCCGAAACGCCTTTGCGATTGTGGCCACCAGCGAACCGGCCCTTTATGCCAACCTGATTCTCAAGAAGGGCGTGGTCGTTTGA
- a CDS encoding lamin tail domain-containing protein, which translates to MAVNSNVSDLRPLPAVNLYTQVNGQPAYEDWIEIRNLSDQTVSLEGWYLTDSRNNLTKWRFPAGVSIGPWGYLVVYASNKDESKYGYPFIDDWGNLHTNFELSMDGEFLALVRPDGQWIEDRFDPYPPQRGLVSYGVSSDGRIGYLTSPTRGAANTGIYEGVVGDTQFSVKRGFFESPFTVHISCSTPDAVIRYTTDTSEPTATTGQIYNPANPIQITRTTCLRAAAFKPGWLPSNVDTQTYLFLDNVLTQATNPSTGAQAVPAGYPTTWPGGTYSGSVTGDYQVDPDIASPSGPFGPLYAATLKDDLKAIPSVSLVVPIAQLFGSGTGIYINQSQDGTERAGSIEWLDPQGIESFHTNCGVRMQGGVSGGGTTLNRWKSYKLSFRLTFRGVYGGQFRYPLFGPNAADWFDTVILDSRPQNSWVHPDATQRLRGEYVRDQAASDTQLAMGGYACHGRPVHLYLNGLYWGLYWLHERPDDSFAAAYLGGEKDDYDVIKHDYTNVVSGSNNDYIAMFALSPTSPDVLTAFENLKQKLDVPDFIDYLLANFYLGNGDWDHKNWYATRNRFDPAGRWRWHMWDGEHVMDDGTFTVVDATTKNTAMAPTGLHQKWIVNSEYRMLFADRVHKHFFHNGALTPENFAAMFNRLTGWIDRAIVGESARWGDNRRPATPYTRNVEWLNECNRLRTNFIPTRRDVVLAQFTSKNPPWYPTIAAPEFFVNGVLQYGGRAESGAVLTMTAGSGNTIWYTLDGTDPRLPGGAVNTASAAVYNAPLTLSKTLFIKARARTSAGLWSALAEAVFEVGSVRDYLRITEIMYHPTNPEMEFLELKNIGDQTIHLDWVRFTKGIRHTFRNASIEGGGFLLLVKNKAAFEAVYTNVPAGVPIVQWDEGVLDNAGETLTLTDALGEVILSFAYKDSWYPLTDGAGFSLTLLNPLESDLSVWGRKMGWRASTAAGGSPGREEIGLLPGSVVINELLAHSHGSSPDWIELYNTTDQAISIGGWFLSDSGSNLMKYQIPEETVLAPYGYIVFYEDLHFGSAFALSENGETVYLTSGQGGQLGGYQAVQPFDASLSGVSLGRYLKSDGDMDFVAMSIPTPGGPNAYPQVGPIVISEIQYNPGPGNTGNEYIELVNLSSQPVLLQDWVDTETAPGVIVQELVPWAFTEGIDFTFPPNTEIPAGGVLIVAKSPSALQAYYGSQIPAGVPVLGPFENDTSLSNGGEKVRLCRPGEKPFGKTRSWIRVDQVTYDDEPPWPTQPDGYGATLQRISLSAYGNDPANWTAGAPSPGVY; encoded by the coding sequence ATGGCCGTCAACTCCAATGTGAGCGATTTGCGTCCGCTGCCGGCAGTCAATCTCTACACGCAGGTCAATGGGCAGCCCGCTTACGAGGATTGGATTGAAATCCGCAATCTGTCCGACCAGACGGTTTCGCTGGAAGGATGGTATCTGACCGACAGCCGAAACAATCTGACCAAGTGGCGGTTTCCGGCCGGCGTCTCCATTGGTCCCTGGGGCTATTTGGTTGTTTATGCATCCAACAAGGACGAATCAAAATACGGTTATCCTTTTATCGATGACTGGGGGAACCTGCATACCAATTTTGAATTGTCGATGGATGGGGAGTTTCTGGCGCTGGTTCGTCCGGACGGACAATGGATAGAAGACCGTTTTGACCCGTATCCGCCTCAGCGGGGTCTGGTCTCCTATGGCGTCAGCTCCGATGGACGAATCGGCTATCTGACTTCGCCGACCCGAGGGGCTGCCAACACAGGGATTTATGAAGGGGTTGTCGGGGATACCCAATTCAGCGTCAAACGCGGATTCTTTGAAAGCCCGTTTACGGTTCATATTTCCTGTTCCACGCCGGACGCGGTCATCCGCTATACGACAGACACAAGCGAGCCGACCGCCACAACCGGCCAAATCTACAATCCGGCCAATCCGATTCAGATTACCCGGACGACTTGCCTGCGTGCGGCGGCCTTCAAACCCGGCTGGCTGCCTTCCAATGTGGATACGCAGACCTATTTGTTTCTGGATAATGTTCTTACGCAGGCAACCAATCCGTCCACCGGAGCGCAGGCAGTCCCCGCCGGCTATCCGACGACCTGGCCCGGCGGTACATACAGCGGCTCCGTCACAGGGGATTACCAGGTGGACCCGGACATCGCCTCGCCCAGCGGGCCGTTCGGACCTTTGTATGCGGCCACCCTCAAAGATGACCTGAAGGCGATTCCGTCGGTTTCGCTGGTGGTGCCGATTGCTCAGCTTTTCGGGTCCGGCACGGGAATCTATATCAATCAGAGTCAGGACGGAACGGAACGGGCCGGCTCCATCGAATGGCTGGACCCGCAGGGCATAGAGTCCTTCCACACCAACTGCGGAGTTCGGATGCAGGGCGGCGTCAGCGGCGGCGGCACGACCCTCAACCGATGGAAGAGTTATAAGTTGTCCTTCCGTCTGACTTTCCGAGGGGTTTACGGCGGTCAGTTCCGGTATCCTTTGTTCGGGCCGAATGCGGCGGACTGGTTTGATACGGTTATTTTGGATTCCCGTCCGCAGAACAGCTGGGTACATCCGGATGCCACACAGCGTCTGCGGGGGGAATATGTCCGCGACCAGGCGGCCTCTGATACGCAGCTGGCGATGGGGGGGTATGCCTGTCACGGCAGGCCCGTGCATCTGTATCTGAACGGTCTGTACTGGGGACTCTACTGGCTGCATGAGCGGCCGGATGATTCCTTTGCGGCGGCCTATCTGGGCGGTGAGAAGGATGATTATGATGTCATCAAGCACGACTATACCAATGTCGTCAGCGGCAGCAATAACGATTATATTGCGATGTTTGCACTTTCGCCCACCAGTCCGGATGTGCTGACGGCGTTTGAAAATCTCAAACAAAAGCTGGATGTTCCCGACTTCATCGATTACCTGCTGGCCAATTTCTATCTGGGCAACGGCGACTGGGACCACAAGAACTGGTACGCGACGCGGAATCGGTTTGACCCGGCCGGACGCTGGCGATGGCATATGTGGGACGGTGAGCATGTGATGGATGACGGCACGTTTACCGTCGTGGATGCCACCACCAAGAATACGGCGATGGCACCGACCGGACTGCATCAGAAGTGGATTGTCAATTCTGAATATCGGATGCTTTTTGCCGACCGGGTTCATAAACATTTCTTCCACAACGGTGCCTTGACGCCGGAAAACTTTGCGGCGATGTTTAACCGATTAACCGGCTGGATTGACCGGGCGATCGTGGGCGAGTCCGCCCGCTGGGGCGACAACCGCCGTCCGGCGACTCCCTATACCCGAAATGTCGAATGGCTCAATGAATGCAATCGGCTGCGGACGAATTTTATTCCGACGCGCCGCGATGTTGTCCTGGCTCAGTTTACCTCGAAAAATCCGCCGTGGTATCCGACGATTGCGGCTCCGGAGTTTTTTGTGAACGGCGTTTTGCAGTACGGCGGACGGGCCGAAAGCGGGGCCGTTCTGACAATGACCGCCGGCAGCGGCAATACCATCTGGTACACGCTGGACGGTACAGACCCGCGGCTGCCGGGCGGAGCGGTCAACACGGCTTCGGCGGCGGTTTACAATGCTCCGCTGACTCTTTCCAAAACCCTGTTTATCAAGGCCCGGGCTCGAACCAGCGCCGGGCTGTGGAGTGCGCTGGCGGAAGCCGTCTTTGAGGTCGGGTCGGTGCGGGACTATCTCCGCATTACGGAAATTATGTATCATCCGACAAATCCGGAGATGGAGTTTCTCGAGTTGAAAAATATCGGCGATCAGACGATTCATCTGGACTGGGTTCGTTTTACCAAAGGGATTCGGCATACGTTCCGGAATGCGTCGATTGAAGGCGGCGGTTTTCTGCTGCTGGTCAAAAACAAAGCCGCTTTTGAAGCCGTCTATACCAATGTTCCTGCCGGCGTGCCCATTGTGCAATGGGACGAGGGGGTTCTGGACAATGCCGGAGAGACCCTGACGCTCACGGATGCGCTGGGCGAGGTCATTTTGTCGTTTGCATACAAGGATTCCTGGTATCCGCTGACCGACGGGGCAGGATTTTCTCTGACGCTGCTGAATCCGCTGGAAAGCGACCTGTCGGTCTGGGGCCGCAAGATGGGCTGGCGGGCCAGTACAGCCGCCGGGGGCTCGCCCGGCCGGGAGGAAATCGGACTGCTCCCCGGCAGTGTTGTAATCAATGAACTGCTGGCCCATTCTCACGGCTCATCGCCCGACTGGATTGAACTGTATAACACGACCGACCAGGCGATATCCATCGGCGGCTGGTTCCTCAGCGACAGCGGCAGCAATCTGATGAAATATCAAATCCCGGAGGAAACCGTGCTGGCTCCGTATGGATATATTGTCTTTTACGAAGACCTTCATTTCGGCTCGGCGTTTGCTCTCAGCGAGAACGGAGAAACGGTTTATCTGACCTCCGGCCAGGGCGGCCAACTGGGCGGATATCAGGCCGTCCAGCCGTTCGATGCATCGTTGAGCGGGGTTTCTCTCGGCCGTTATCTGAAAAGCGACGGCGATATGGATTTTGTGGCGATGAGCATCCCGACCCCCGGCGGTCCGAATGCCTATCCGCAGGTCGGCCCGATAGTGATATCGGAAATCCAGTACAATCCCGGCCCCGGCAATACAGGCAATGAATATATTGAACTGGTCAATCTTTCCTCACAGCCGGTTCTGCTGCAGGACTGGGTTGATACGGAAACGGCGCCGGGAGTTATCGTTCAGGAGTTGGTTCCCTGGGCCTTTACGGAAGGGATTGATTTTACCTTCCCGCCGAATACGGAGATTCCGGCCGGCGGTGTGCTGATTGTTGCCAAAAGCCCGTCCGCTCTGCAGGCTTATTACGGTTCTCAGATTCCGGCGGGCGTTCCCGTTCTGGGGCCGTTTGAGAATGATACGTCCTTAAGCAACGGCGGCGAGAAGGTCCGTCTTTGTCGGCCCGGGGAAAAGCCCTTCGGCAAAACTCGTTCCTGGATTCGCGTGGATCAGGTGACCTATGATGATGAGCCTCCATGGCCGACCCAGCCGGACGGCTACGGAGCGACCCTGCAGCGGATTTCTCTTTCTGCGTACGGCAACGACCCGGCCAACTGGACCGCCGGGGCTCCCTCGCCGGGGGTGTATTAA
- a CDS encoding UDP-N-acetylmuramoyl-L-alanyl-D-glutamate--2,6-diaminopimelate ligase, which yields MTLTELLARVNGSQLIRVRNDSRKVQPGDVFVAVRGAHADGHAFIEQAVRQGAKYIVAERPMVLPPSVELILVQDSSAALGQLAQASFGNPNSRLTNLAVTGTNGKSTIGYLVRSVLNTAGMPCGLIGTIQYDLIGEIVDSPLTTPDPLTLAEAAAKMVEHGGRFMMIEASSHALDQNRLAGVSFSAAAFTNLTGDHLDYHKTMDAYLAAKTKLFTGLPIHALAVLNADSDASAQIAAKINRRILWYSTHKEADITAEIESMDAAGSEFYLVFRNVKEKVQTPLPGLHNISNHLAAAGLCFAVGLDVSTVAAGLSALQAVPGRLEPILCGQAQEAGIRVFVDYAHTDDALRNVLTTLRPLCRGRLVVVFGCGGDRDKTKRPRMAQVAQALSDRVIVTSDNPRTEEPNSIIQDIVKGFTDTFRVQSVVIEPDRRKAIRLAIHEAKEGDIVLIAGKGHENYQIIGTQKNHFSDQEEALRALSEL from the coding sequence ATGACGTTGACGGAATTGCTGGCTCGGGTAAATGGTTCTCAGTTAATTCGTGTGCGGAATGATTCCCGGAAGGTGCAGCCGGGCGATGTGTTTGTGGCGGTTCGCGGCGCCCATGCCGATGGGCATGCTTTTATTGAGCAGGCCGTTCGGCAGGGGGCCAAATACATTGTGGCGGAACGCCCGATGGTGTTGCCGCCTTCGGTGGAACTGATTCTGGTTCAGGACAGCTCGGCGGCGCTCGGTCAGCTGGCTCAGGCCTCGTTCGGCAATCCCAACAGCCGACTGACCAATCTGGCCGTTACAGGCACAAACGGCAAGAGCACAATTGGATACCTTGTCCGTTCGGTGCTGAACACAGCCGGAATGCCCTGCGGGTTAATCGGCACTATCCAATATGATTTGATCGGAGAAATCGTCGATTCCCCCCTGACCACGCCGGACCCGCTGACGCTGGCGGAAGCGGCAGCCAAGATGGTCGAACACGGCGGACGCTTCATGATGATTGAGGCCAGCAGCCATGCCCTCGACCAGAATCGGCTGGCGGGGGTTTCCTTTTCCGCAGCGGCTTTTACCAACCTGACCGGAGACCATCTGGATTATCACAAGACGATGGATGCCTATCTGGCGGCCAAAACCAAACTTTTTACGGGGCTGCCCATTCACGCTCTGGCGGTGCTGAATGCGGATTCCGATGCTTCTGCTCAGATTGCCGCCAAAATCAATCGTCGGATTCTGTGGTACTCCACGCATAAGGAAGCGGATATTACCGCAGAAATTGAATCCATGGATGCCGCGGGCAGTGAATTTTATCTGGTCTTTCGAAATGTGAAAGAAAAGGTGCAGACGCCGCTGCCGGGTCTTCATAATATCAGCAATCATCTGGCGGCAGCGGGGCTTTGTTTTGCCGTGGGGCTGGATGTGTCCACCGTGGCGGCCGGGCTGTCGGCGCTTCAGGCGGTTCCGGGGCGTCTGGAGCCGATTCTTTGCGGTCAAGCCCAGGAGGCCGGAATTCGTGTATTTGTCGATTACGCCCATACGGATGATGCCCTTCGAAACGTCCTGACAACCCTGCGTCCGCTGTGCCGGGGTCGGCTGGTTGTCGTTTTCGGCTGCGGCGGCGACCGGGACAAAACCAAACGTCCACGAATGGCCCAGGTGGCACAGGCCCTTTCTGACCGGGTCATCGTAACCAGTGATAATCCGAGGACGGAGGAACCAAATTCGATTATTCAGGATATAGTAAAGGGATTTACGGATACATTCAGGGTCCAGTCTGTCGTGATTGAGCCGGACAGAAGAAAGGCCATCCGCCTGGCGATTCATGAAGCCAAAGAGGGGGATATTGTCCTGATAGCCGGAAAGGGGCATGAAAACTATCAAATTATCGGAACGCAAAAAAACCACTTCAGCGACCAGGAGGAAGCATTGCGAGCCCTGAGTGAACTGTGA
- a CDS encoding transglutaminase-like domain-containing protein: MMKNAKPVQISRTSGLRPIIWIAALWCLSVDVRPLWAADEEPAYMAVFLEGKKVGHSIRTRQTKNGRIVSTEEMTFTVYRGGQTTRLYTRETHIETEDGKPLGFEMIQDIGGGIQKRSGIIRPDGQMDVTLEIGGTQQTLSLVYPSGALMNEGMRRLQKQKGLAEGTEFQAVIFRPDMLETTGGILSMTVKAGPKKEIDLLGRKVRAYETETLLRIPLPFGNQVQTIRTVSYCDDNLEPLKILVPFGDKTLELIACEKDLALRPEDIFDFLALMTVPSPIPLPPPGTASAIAYEITILSPEDILLPSDNNQSVEPLGGRRFLLTVRPAVPPSDVPFPYTGSDPEILDALKPTEYLQSTDPKIVEMARTAVGTTTDAAKAARQIEAFVRGYIKTADFSVGYASAREIAESRQGDCTEHAVLTAALCRAVGIPARVVSGLVYTDNLAGQKNVFGGHAWAEAYVGGVWMGLDATRAPHGYGPGHIMLAKGSGNPTDFLNLTTVFGSFKIEKVTVLPALPPQPSPSVSQ; the protein is encoded by the coding sequence ATGATGAAAAATGCAAAGCCCGTTCAAATCAGTCGGACATCGGGGCTGCGCCCCATCATTTGGATTGCGGCGCTCTGGTGCCTGTCTGTTGATGTTCGGCCGCTTTGGGCGGCCGATGAAGAACCCGCCTATATGGCCGTCTTTCTGGAAGGCAAAAAGGTCGGGCATTCCATCCGAACCCGACAGACCAAAAACGGCCGAATTGTTTCCACGGAAGAAATGACTTTTACCGTCTATCGGGGAGGACAGACAACCCGCCTGTACACCCGGGAAACCCATATCGAAACCGAAGACGGCAAACCGCTCGGCTTTGAAATGATTCAGGACATCGGCGGAGGCATACAGAAGCGAAGCGGGATTATTCGGCCCGACGGACAAATGGATGTCACCCTCGAAATCGGCGGCACCCAGCAAACCCTTTCGCTGGTCTATCCGTCGGGCGCCTTGATGAACGAAGGGATGCGGCGGCTGCAGAAACAAAAAGGGCTGGCGGAGGGAACAGAGTTTCAAGCCGTTATCTTTCGGCCCGACATGCTCGAGACCACCGGCGGTATCCTCTCCATGACCGTCAAAGCCGGCCCCAAAAAAGAAATTGACTTGCTCGGCAGGAAGGTTCGGGCCTATGAAACGGAAACGCTGCTCCGCATTCCCCTGCCATTCGGAAATCAGGTTCAGACCATTCGAACGGTCAGTTATTGTGATGACAATCTCGAACCGCTGAAAATTCTGGTTCCCTTCGGAGACAAAACTCTCGAACTGATTGCCTGCGAAAAAGACCTGGCCTTGCGGCCGGAGGACATCTTCGATTTTCTGGCCCTGATGACCGTACCCAGTCCGATTCCTCTGCCTCCGCCGGGGACGGCCTCGGCAATTGCCTATGAAATCACCATTCTGTCGCCCGAGGACATTCTTCTGCCTTCGGATAACAATCAGAGCGTCGAGCCGCTGGGAGGCAGACGGTTTTTGCTGACGGTTCGTCCGGCTGTGCCCCCTTCCGACGTGCCTTTCCCCTATACCGGCAGCGACCCGGAGATTCTGGACGCCCTGAAACCGACGGAATATCTCCAGAGCACCGACCCGAAAATTGTCGAAATGGCCCGGACCGCCGTCGGCACAACAACCGATGCCGCCAAAGCCGCCCGCCAGATTGAGGCCTTTGTGCGAGGGTACATCAAAACCGCCGACTTCTCCGTCGGCTATGCCTCCGCACGCGAAATCGCCGAAAGCCGCCAGGGCGACTGTACAGAACACGCCGTCCTGACCGCCGCCCTCTGCCGGGCCGTGGGGATTCCCGCCCGCGTCGTCAGCGGACTGGTGTACACGGACAATTTGGCCGGACAAAAAAATGTGTTCGGAGGACACGCCTGGGCGGAGGCCTATGTCGGCGGAGTCTGGATGGGACTGGATGCCACGCGGGCTCCGCACGGATACGGACCGGGTCATATTATGCTGGCCAAAGGCAGCGGCAATCCGACCGATTTTCTGAATCTGACAACCGTCTTCGGGAGTTTCAAAATTGAAAAGGTAACGGTGCTTCCCGCCCTGCCGCCCCAACCCTCTCCATCCGTTTCCCAATAA